In a single window of the Agrobacterium fabrum str. C58 genome:
- a CDS encoding TRAP transporter substrate-binding protein translates to MRKLLLTTTAIAFAVGAAAPAMAEFNSRNIRVSNGINQDHPVGNGIKAMQACLDDKSGGKLKLTAFWGGALGGDLQATQALRSGVQEAVVTSSSPLVGLIPSLGVFDLPFLFANDKEADAVMDGAFGDMMNKKLEEQGLVNLAYWENGFRNLSNSKHAVNKWEDFSGLKVRVMQNNIFLDTFQNLGANATPMAFGEVFSALETNAIDAQENPYVTIDTSKFYEVQKYVTETNHAYTPFLFLFSKPIFDSYTPEEQTALRECAVVGRDEERKVIRELNQKSLEKIKAAGLEVNTLSPEEQTRIREKSMVVYEKHKAEIGADVVDAVLADLKKIRGQ, encoded by the coding sequence ATGAGAAAGCTTCTTCTGACCACCACGGCAATCGCCTTCGCCGTTGGCGCCGCTGCCCCGGCAATGGCCGAATTCAACAGCCGCAACATCCGTGTTTCGAACGGCATCAACCAGGACCATCCTGTCGGCAACGGCATCAAGGCCATGCAGGCCTGCCTCGACGACAAGTCGGGCGGCAAGCTGAAGCTGACAGCATTCTGGGGTGGCGCTCTCGGCGGCGACCTTCAGGCGACGCAGGCCCTGCGCTCCGGCGTTCAGGAAGCCGTCGTCACATCGTCCTCGCCGCTCGTCGGTCTCATTCCGTCGCTCGGCGTCTTCGACCTGCCGTTCCTCTTTGCCAATGACAAAGAAGCCGATGCCGTGATGGACGGCGCCTTTGGCGACATGATGAACAAGAAGCTGGAAGAACAGGGCCTCGTGAACCTGGCCTACTGGGAGAACGGCTTCCGCAACCTTTCCAACTCCAAGCACGCCGTGAACAAGTGGGAAGATTTCTCGGGCCTCAAGGTCCGCGTGATGCAGAACAACATCTTCCTCGACACCTTCCAGAACCTCGGCGCCAATGCAACGCCGATGGCTTTTGGTGAAGTGTTCTCAGCGCTTGAAACCAATGCGATCGACGCGCAGGAAAACCCCTATGTGACGATCGACACTTCCAAGTTCTACGAGGTGCAGAAATACGTCACCGAGACGAACCACGCCTACACGCCGTTCCTCTTCCTCTTCTCCAAGCCGATCTTCGACAGCTACACGCCCGAAGAACAGACGGCCCTGCGTGAATGCGCAGTCGTCGGTCGCGATGAAGAGCGCAAGGTCATCCGCGAACTGAACCAGAAGTCGCTGGAAAAGATCAAGGCTGCCGGCCTCGAGGTCAACACGCTGTCTCCGGAAGAGCAGACCCGTATCCGCGAAAAGTCGATGGTCGTTTACGAAAAGCACAAGGCTGAAATCGGCGCTGATGTCGTTGACGCCGTTCTGGCCGACCTGAAGAAAATCCGCGGCCAGTAA